One Jannaschia sp. GRR-S6-38 genomic window carries:
- a CDS encoding acyl-CoA dehydrogenase family protein, whose protein sequence is MFNASMQFDLGEDVNALREMVHRWAQDRVKPMAAEIDRSNHFPPELWPEMGELGLLGITVPEADGGAGMGYLAHVVAVEEIARASASVSLSYGAHSNLCVNQIALNGDAAQKAKYLPGLIAGTNVGALAMSEAGSGSDVVSMKLRAEKRNDHYRLSGTKYWITNGPDADTLVVYAKTDPEAGSKGITAFLIEKTMTGFTTSSHFDKLGMRGSNTAELIFDDVEVPFENVLGEEGGGVRVLMSGLDYERVVLSGIGTGIMAACLDEIMPYMAERRQFGQPIGSFQLMQGKIADMYTAMNSARAYVYEVAKACDRGEVTRQDAAACVLYASEEGMKVAHQAVQAMGGAGFMNDTPVSRIFRDAKLMEIGAGTSEIRRMLVGRELMGAMG, encoded by the coding sequence ATGTTCAACGCCAGCATGCAGTTCGATCTGGGCGAGGACGTGAACGCCCTGCGCGAGATGGTCCACCGCTGGGCGCAGGACCGCGTCAAGCCGATGGCGGCCGAGATCGATCGCTCGAACCATTTCCCGCCCGAGCTCTGGCCCGAAATGGGCGAGCTGGGCCTTCTGGGCATCACCGTGCCCGAGGCCGATGGCGGCGCGGGGATGGGCTACCTGGCCCATGTTGTCGCCGTGGAGGAGATCGCCCGCGCCTCCGCCTCGGTCTCGCTGAGCTACGGGGCGCATTCCAATCTCTGCGTCAACCAGATCGCGCTGAACGGCGACGCGGCACAGAAGGCGAAATACCTGCCGGGCCTCATCGCCGGCACCAATGTGGGTGCGCTGGCCATGTCCGAGGCGGGCTCGGGCTCGGACGTGGTCTCGATGAAGCTGCGCGCCGAGAAGCGCAACGACCACTACCGGCTGAGCGGCACGAAATACTGGATCACCAACGGCCCCGATGCCGACACGCTGGTGGTCTATGCCAAGACCGATCCGGAGGCGGGCTCGAAGGGCATCACCGCCTTCCTGATCGAGAAGACGATGACCGGTTTCACGACCAGTTCGCATTTCGACAAGCTGGGGATGCGCGGCTCGAACACGGCCGAGCTGATCTTCGACGATGTCGAGGTCCCGTTCGAGAACGTGCTGGGCGAGGAAGGCGGCGGCGTCCGCGTGCTGATGTCGGGCCTCGATTACGAGCGCGTCGTCCTGTCGGGCATCGGCACCGGCATCATGGCCGCCTGCCTCGACGAGATCATGCCCTACATGGCCGAGCGCCGGCAGTTCGGGCAGCCCATCGGGTCCTTCCAGCTGATGCAGGGCAAGATCGCCGACATGTACACGGCGATGAACTCCGCCCGCGCCTATGTCTACGAGGTCGCCAAGGCCTGCGACCGGGGCGAGGTCACGCGTCAGGATGCGGCGGCCTGCGTGCTCTACGCCTCCGAGGAGGGGATGAAGGTCGCCCACCAGGCGGTGCAGGCGATGGGCGGGGCGGGGTTCATGAACGACACGCCCGTCAGCCGCATCTTCCGCGACGCGAAGCTCATGGAGATCGGCGCCGGCACCTCCGAGATCCGCCGCATGCTGGTGGGCCGCGAATTGATGGGCGCGATGGGCTGA
- a CDS encoding DUF1622 domain-containing protein, translating into MEAAADSSGFLDYVREDSILHGQVDWLVLALEYAAAGIDIFACLILLVGGIRFVLGFLKAEISRDDAIRVRGVNRERVELGRYILAGLELLIVSDIIHTALSLAMSDLVFLGLLVVIRSLISFFLDRELAEVKKELHQ; encoded by the coding sequence ATGGAGGCCGCCGCGGACAGCTCCGGGTTCCTCGACTACGTGCGCGAGGATTCGATCCTGCACGGACAGGTCGACTGGCTGGTGCTGGCGCTGGAATACGCGGCGGCGGGGATCGACATCTTCGCCTGCCTGATCCTGCTGGTGGGCGGGATCCGCTTCGTTCTGGGCTTCCTGAAGGCCGAGATCTCGCGCGACGACGCGATCCGCGTGCGCGGCGTGAACCGCGAGCGGGTCGAACTGGGCCGCTACATCCTCGCGGGGCTGGAGTTGCTGATCGTCTCCGACATTATCCACACCGCGCTGAGCCTCGCCATGTCGGACCTCGTCTTCCTGGGCCTGCTGGTGGTGATCCGCTCGCTCATTTCTTTCTTCCTCGACCGCGAACTGGCCGAGGTGAAGAAGGAGCTGCACCAGTGA
- a CDS encoding lysozyme inhibitor LprI family protein, whose protein sequence is MTGQPALRGLLCGLLLGLAAPAGAQNLDPAPWRGGFDACVAGAADATALIACKGLAARACMDGAEGGMTQLGMTECTAMEGALWDELLNADWPRHRDWARAADATEAEIFGDAFSDRADALLAAQRAWIAFRDAQCRLEYAAWGSGSMRSLAAASCVGDMTAERVIVLRQMTEGM, encoded by the coding sequence GTGACGGGCCAGCCGGCCCTGCGCGGCCTGCTTTGCGGGCTGCTTTTGGGCCTGGCCGCCCCGGCTGGCGCGCAGAACCTCGACCCGGCGCCCTGGCGCGGCGGCTTCGACGCCTGCGTCGCGGGCGCCGCCGACGCCACCGCGCTGATCGCCTGCAAGGGGCTGGCGGCCCGGGCCTGCATGGACGGGGCGGAGGGCGGGATGACCCAGCTCGGCATGACCGAATGCACGGCGATGGAGGGCGCGCTCTGGGACGAGCTGCTCAACGCCGACTGGCCGCGGCACCGCGACTGGGCCCGCGCCGCCGATGCTACCGAGGCGGAGATCTTCGGCGACGCCTTCTCGGACCGCGCCGATGCGCTGCTCGCCGCGCAGCGCGCCTGGATCGCCTTTCGCGACGCGCAATGCCGGCTGGAATACGCCGCCTGGGGCTCGGGCTCGATGCGCAGCCTCGCGGCCGCGTCCTGCGTCGGCGACATGACCGCCGAGCGTGTTATCGTCCTGCGTCAGATGACGGAGGGCATGTGA
- a CDS encoding flavodoxin family protein yields MDLHPKAAATCGGDAPDYTGLTALLVNTSLKRRSADSHTDILLGQVGTLMARAGVSVDRLHMLDHQVAFGVQPDMTAHGWERDDWPALWDRVRAADILIVGTPLWLGEESSVCRVLIERLYGMSGQLNDRGQSVYYGRVGGCVVTGNEDGVKHAAMTLCYALSHLGYTIPPQADCGWIGEAGPGPSYGDTVDGKRVGFDNDFTARNATIMAWNCMHLAKMLKGGIPNHGNDRRVWQAEGCDPSLPNPEHRV; encoded by the coding sequence ATGGATCTGCACCCCAAGGCCGCGGCCACCTGCGGCGGCGACGCGCCCGATTACACGGGCCTCACGGCGCTCCTGGTGAACACCTCGCTGAAGCGGCGAAGCGCCGACAGCCACACCGACATCCTGCTGGGCCAGGTCGGCACGCTGATGGCGCGGGCGGGCGTGTCCGTGGACCGGCTGCACATGCTCGACCACCAGGTCGCCTTCGGGGTGCAGCCCGACATGACCGCGCACGGCTGGGAGCGCGACGACTGGCCCGCGCTTTGGGACCGGGTGCGGGCCGCCGACATCCTGATCGTCGGCACGCCGCTCTGGCTGGGCGAGGAATCGTCGGTCTGCCGGGTCCTGATCGAACGTCTCTACGGCATGTCGGGCCAGCTCAACGACCGGGGCCAGTCGGTCTACTATGGCCGCGTCGGCGGCTGCGTGGTCACCGGCAACGAGGATGGCGTAAAGCACGCCGCCATGACGCTGTGCTACGCGCTCAGCCATCTGGGCTACACCATCCCGCCGCAGGCCGATTGCGGCTGGATCGGCGAGGCCGGGCCCGGCCCCTCCTATGGCGACACGGTCGACGGCAAGCGCGTGGGGTTCGACAATGATTTCACCGCGCGAAACGCCACCATCATGGCCTGGAATTGCATGCACCTGGCGAAGATGCTGAAGGGCGGGATCCCGAACCACGGCAACGATCGCCGCGTCTGGCAGGCCGAGGGCTGCGACCCGAGCCTGCCCAACCCGGAGCACCGCGTATGA
- a CDS encoding lysozyme inhibitor LprI family protein — MIRALLLAALAAGPAAAQDVIFAPAATEACLAATAPRDRADCIGLSAGACVADTPGGETTVGMGACLYSELQYWDDRLNAAYGTLRAAHAATDAEMRSAGGNPPSMADALRDMQRAWIPYRDAACAYARSQWGGGTGGGPASADCLMRLTGEQALRLERELEEISRR, encoded by the coding sequence ATGATCCGCGCCCTCCTCCTCGCCGCGCTGGCCGCCGGTCCGGCGGCGGCGCAGGACGTGATCTTCGCCCCGGCCGCGACCGAAGCCTGCCTGGCCGCGACCGCGCCACGGGATCGCGCGGATTGCATCGGCCTCTCCGCCGGGGCCTGCGTGGCGGACACGCCGGGCGGGGAGACGACGGTCGGCATGGGCGCCTGCCTCTATTCCGAGCTGCAATACTGGGACGACCGGCTGAACGCCGCCTACGGCACGCTCCGCGCCGCGCATGCCGCGACCGATGCCGAGATGCGGTCCGCCGGCGGCAACCCGCCCTCGATGGCCGACGCGCTGCGCGACATGCAGCGCGCCTGGATCCCCTATCGCGACGCCGCCTGCGCTTATGCCCGCTCGCAATGGGGCGGCGGCACCGGCGGCGGCCCGGCCAGCGCCGATTGCCTGATGCGGCTGACCGGCGAACAGGCCCTGCGGCTCGAGCGCGAGCTGGAGGAGATCTCCCGCCGATGA
- a CDS encoding carboxyl transferase domain-containing protein: MKLTSALVTGSEQARANREAHLAALAEIAEAAQVATAGGGEKARARHVSRGKMLPRERVANLLDPGSPFLEVGTFAGHGMYDGAAPGGGAIAGVGLVHGRQVMVVCNDATVKGGTYYPITVKKHLRAQEIAEECHLPCIYLVDSGGANLPNQDEVFPDRDHFGRIFYNQARMSAKGIAQIAVVMGSCTAGGAYVPAMSDVSIIVRAQGTIFLAGPPLVKAATGEVVTAEDLGGGDVHTRLSGVADYLAEDDAHALALARDAVASLGARSLAENSAGFEPPAYDPEELLDVVPADLRTPYDIREVIARLVDGSRFDEFKARFGETLVTGFAAIEGRTVGLIANNGVLFSEAAQKGAHFIELCSQRDIPLVFLQNITGFMVGRKYENEGIARHGAKMVTAVATTAVPKVTMLVGGSFGAGNYGMAGRAYQPNFLWTWPNSRISVMGGAQAAGVLATVKRDAMERAGEDWSAEAEAAFRRPTEEMFARQSHPLYASARLWDDGIVDPRKSRDVLALSLRAAVNAPQKDTRFGVFRM; the protein is encoded by the coding sequence ATGAAGCTGACCTCCGCGCTCGTGACCGGCTCCGAACAGGCCCGCGCCAACCGGGAGGCGCATCTCGCCGCGCTGGCCGAAATCGCCGAGGCCGCGCAGGTCGCGACCGCCGGCGGGGGCGAGAAGGCGCGTGCGCGCCATGTCTCGCGCGGCAAGATGCTGCCGCGCGAACGGGTGGCGAACCTGCTCGATCCCGGCTCGCCCTTCCTGGAGGTCGGAACCTTCGCCGGGCACGGCATGTATGACGGCGCGGCGCCGGGCGGCGGCGCGATCGCGGGCGTGGGGCTGGTGCATGGCCGGCAGGTCATGGTGGTCTGCAACGACGCGACCGTGAAGGGCGGCACCTATTACCCGATTACCGTCAAGAAGCACCTGCGCGCCCAGGAGATCGCCGAGGAGTGCCACCTGCCCTGCATCTACCTGGTCGATTCGGGCGGGGCGAACCTGCCCAACCAGGACGAGGTCTTCCCCGACCGCGACCATTTCGGGCGGATCTTCTACAATCAGGCGCGCATGTCGGCGAAGGGCATCGCGCAGATCGCGGTGGTCATGGGCTCCTGCACGGCGGGCGGCGCCTATGTCCCCGCCATGTCGGACGTGTCGATCATCGTGCGCGCGCAGGGCACGATCTTCCTGGCCGGCCCGCCCCTCGTGAAGGCCGCAACGGGCGAGGTGGTGACGGCCGAGGATCTGGGCGGCGGCGACGTGCACACCCGGCTGTCGGGCGTGGCCGATTATCTGGCCGAGGACGACGCCCACGCGCTGGCGCTGGCGCGCGACGCGGTCGCGAGCCTGGGCGCGCGAAGTCTCGCCGAAAATTCGGCTGGCTTCGAGCCGCCCGCCTACGACCCGGAGGAGCTTCTCGACGTGGTGCCGGCCGATCTTCGCACCCCTTACGATATCCGCGAGGTGATCGCCCGGCTGGTCGACGGCTCGCGCTTCGACGAGTTCAAGGCCCGGTTCGGCGAGACGCTGGTCACCGGCTTCGCCGCGATCGAGGGCCGCACCGTCGGCCTGATCGCCAACAATGGCGTGCTGTTCTCGGAGGCGGCGCAGAAGGGCGCGCATTTCATCGAGCTCTGCTCACAGCGCGACATCCCGCTGGTGTTCCTGCAGAACATCACCGGCTTCATGGTCGGCCGCAAATACGAGAACGAGGGCATCGCCCGCCACGGCGCCAAGATGGTCACCGCCGTCGCCACCACCGCCGTCCCGAAGGTCACGATGCTGGTGGGCGGCAGTTTCGGGGCGGGCAATTACGGCATGGCCGGGCGGGCCTATCAGCCGAATTTCCTGTGGACCTGGCCCAATAGCCGCATCTCGGTGATGGGCGGTGCGCAGGCCGCCGGCGTGCTCGCCACCGTCAAGCGCGACGCGATGGAGCGGGCGGGCGAGGATTGGAGCGCCGAGGCCGAGGCGGCGTTCCGGCGCCCCACCGAGGAGATGTTCGCGCGGCAGTCGCACCCGCTCTATGCCTCGGCGCGGCTTTGGGATGACGGCATCGTCGACCCGCGCAAGTCGCGCGACGTGCTGGCGCTGAGCCTGCGCGCGGCGGTGAACGCCCCGCAGAAGGACACGCGGTTCGGCGTGTTCCGGATGTGA
- a CDS encoding ASCH domain-containing protein, whose translation MSRSLQEIIDANPEAETFRFGDSKALSDEILGLVRSGVKTATCEAARHYGENGDAWPEVGRRDVALEWDGRPAVMIETVEVSTRRWSEMDEDFVAAQGEFRDLAHWRDAYRAYFERTGGWSEDMKIMCERFRVVEDYAEKQP comes from the coding sequence ATGAGCCGCAGCTTGCAAGAGATCATCGACGCCAATCCCGAGGCCGAGACCTTCCGCTTCGGCGACAGCAAGGCGCTCAGCGACGAGATCCTCGGCCTGGTCAGAAGCGGCGTGAAAACCGCGACCTGCGAAGCCGCGCGCCACTACGGGGAGAATGGCGATGCCTGGCCCGAAGTGGGGCGGCGCGACGTGGCTCTGGAATGGGATGGACGCCCGGCGGTCATGATCGAGACGGTCGAGGTCTCGACCCGGCGCTGGTCAGAGATGGACGAGGATTTCGTTGCCGCGCAGGGCGAGTTCCGCGATCTGGCGCACTGGCGGGACGCCTATCGCGCCTATTTCGAGCGGACCGGCGGGTGGTCGGAGGACATGAAGATCATGTGCGAGCGGTTTCGGGTGGTCGAGGATTACGCGGAGAAACAGCCGTGA
- a CDS encoding ATP-binding protein, with protein sequence MFRKILIANRGEIACRVIDTCRRLGVATVAVHSDIDADARHVEMADEAVSLGGAAPADSYLRGDAIIAAARATGAEAIHPGYGFLSENPDFVAAVAAAGLVFIGPSADAIRAMGLKDAAKALMEEAGVPVVPGYHGRDQADVRLAQEAARIGWPVLIKAVAGGGGKGMRRVDREAEFYDALGAARSEAKKAFGNDTVLIEKFVATPRHIEVQVFGDGETALHLFERDCSLQRRHQKVIEEAPAPGMTPEMRAAMGAAAVRAAEAIGYAGAGTVEFIVDASDGLRANRFYFMEMNTRLQVEHPVTEAITGVDLVEWQLRVASGEPLPARQEDLSIRGHSFEARLYAEDAAAGFLPQTGTLTHLEFAPGARAETGVRAGDTISPWYDPMIAKLVLHGPTRATALLALERALARTRVAGTVTNLAFLRRLARHEGFAAGEVDTGLIDREVETLAARPEPSDAVRALAALGALGLDAGGARGGFHLWAPLVWTARLDWRGDPVEIRVTGLGHGNWRVDAGEGVLEVTGGAEGWRIDGRAVPAQVVAGPGAVHVFWDDAFTFGRPDPLDVARAAGAAAGTVEAPMPGLVKSVFVTAGQTVAAGDRMAVLEAMKMEHTLTAPRDGVVAEVLAEAGAQVEAGAALIRMEEDA encoded by the coding sequence ATGTTCCGCAAGATCCTGATCGCCAATCGCGGCGAGATCGCCTGTCGGGTGATCGACACCTGCCGCCGCCTCGGCGTGGCCACCGTCGCCGTCCATTCCGATATCGACGCGGATGCGCGCCATGTCGAAATGGCCGACGAGGCGGTGTCGCTGGGCGGCGCGGCGCCGGCCGACAGCTACCTGCGCGGCGATGCGATCATCGCGGCCGCCCGGGCCACCGGAGCGGAGGCGATCCACCCGGGCTACGGCTTCCTGTCGGAGAACCCCGATTTCGTCGCGGCGGTCGCGGCGGCGGGGCTGGTCTTCATCGGCCCCTCGGCCGATGCGATCCGCGCGATGGGCCTGAAGGACGCGGCCAAGGCGCTGATGGAGGAGGCGGGCGTGCCGGTCGTGCCGGGCTATCACGGACGCGACCAGGCCGATGTACGCCTCGCGCAGGAGGCCGCCCGGATCGGCTGGCCGGTGCTGATCAAGGCCGTGGCGGGCGGCGGCGGCAAGGGGATGCGCCGCGTCGATCGCGAGGCCGAATTCTACGACGCGCTGGGGGCCGCGCGCTCGGAGGCGAAGAAGGCCTTCGGCAACGACACCGTCTTGATCGAGAAATTTGTGGCGACGCCCCGCCATATCGAGGTGCAGGTCTTCGGCGACGGCGAGACGGCGCTGCACCTGTTCGAGCGCGACTGCTCGCTGCAGCGCCGCCACCAGAAGGTCATCGAGGAGGCGCCCGCCCCGGGCATGACGCCCGAGATGCGCGCGGCGATGGGCGCCGCCGCCGTCCGCGCCGCCGAGGCGATCGGCTATGCCGGCGCGGGCACGGTGGAGTTCATCGTCGATGCCTCGGACGGGCTGCGGGCGAATCGGTTCTACTTCATGGAGATGAACACGCGGCTGCAGGTCGAGCATCCGGTGACCGAGGCGATCACCGGGGTGGACCTCGTGGAATGGCAGCTGCGAGTGGCGAGCGGCGAGCCGCTGCCCGCGCGGCAGGAGGACTTGTCGATCCGCGGCCATTCCTTCGAGGCCCGGCTCTATGCCGAGGACGCGGCGGCGGGGTTCCTGCCGCAGACCGGCACGCTGACCCATCTGGAGTTCGCTCCCGGGGCGCGGGCCGAGACGGGGGTGCGCGCGGGCGACACGATCAGCCCGTGGTACGATCCGATGATCGCCAAGCTCGTGCTCCACGGCCCGACCCGCGCCACGGCGCTCCTGGCGCTGGAACGGGCGCTGGCGCGCACCCGGGTGGCGGGCACGGTCACGAACCTCGCCTTCCTGCGGCGGCTCGCGCGCCACGAGGGCTTCGCGGCGGGCGAGGTCGATACCGGGCTGATCGATCGCGAGGTCGAGACGCTGGCCGCCCGGCCCGAGCCGTCGGACGCCGTACGCGCTCTGGCCGCACTCGGGGCGCTGGGGCTGGACGCGGGCGGCGCGCGGGGCGGCTTCCACCTCTGGGCGCCCCTGGTCTGGACCGCGCGGCTGGACTGGCGCGGCGACCCGGTCGAGATCCGGGTGACGGGCCTCGGGCACGGGAATTGGCGCGTGGACGCGGGCGAGGGCGTGCTGGAGGTGACCGGCGGCGCGGAGGGCTGGCGGATCGACGGCCGCGCGGTCCCTGCGCAGGTGGTGGCCGGGCCGGGGGCGGTGCATGTCTTCTGGGACGACGCCTTCACCTTCGGGCGACCCGATCCGCTGGACGTCGCGCGCGCCGCGGGGGCCGCGGCGGGCACCGTCGAGGCGCCGATGCCGGGCCTGGTGAAATCGGTCTTCGTGACGGCCGGCCAGACCGTTGCGGCGGGTGACCGGATGGCCGTGCTGGAAGCGATGAAGATGGAGCACACGCTGACCGCCCCGCGCGACGGCGTGGTGGCCGAGGTGCTGGCCGAGGCGGGCGCACAGGTCGAGGCCGGCGCGGCGCTGATCCGGATGGAGGAGGACGCATGA
- a CDS encoding glutathione S-transferase family protein translates to MSDGASGGPVRLHHVPGSRSFRVLWLLEELGILAEIQRYAIGDGSLRDPAYLTLAPAGRVPALEIDGQAIFESGAIVEFLAETRDEAGLARMPGDPERARYLQCIHFAETQASLIENLNLSHVFLRPPAKPSAPVLKITTARLRGTLQALDALLGEREHLLGEFSAADVMLGFNLWAAPRFVPMDGFPRLLAYRARLEARPAFRAAQARDGDAAFYDRDFYPIPEDGA, encoded by the coding sequence ATGAGCGACGGCGCGAGCGGCGGCCCCGTGCGGCTGCATCACGTCCCCGGCTCGCGGTCGTTTCGCGTGCTGTGGCTGCTGGAGGAGCTGGGCATCCTGGCCGAGATCCAGCGCTACGCGATCGGTGACGGCAGCCTGCGCGATCCGGCCTATCTGACGCTGGCGCCCGCGGGCCGCGTGCCCGCGCTGGAGATCGACGGACAGGCGATCTTCGAGAGCGGGGCCATCGTCGAATTCCTCGCCGAGACGCGGGACGAGGCGGGGCTGGCGCGGATGCCGGGCGACCCCGAGCGTGCGCGCTACCTGCAATGCATCCATTTCGCCGAGACGCAGGCCTCGCTGATCGAGAACCTGAATCTCAGCCACGTCTTCCTGCGCCCCCCCGCGAAGCCGTCCGCGCCGGTGCTGAAGATCACGACCGCCCGGCTGCGGGGCACGCTGCAGGCGCTTGACGCGCTTCTGGGCGAACGCGAGCATCTGCTGGGCGAATTCTCGGCGGCGGATGTCATGCTGGGCTTCAACCTCTGGGCCGCGCCGCGCTTCGTGCCGATGGACGGGTTTCCCCGCCTGCTGGCCTATCGCGCCCGGCTGGAAGCGCGGCCGGCCTTCCGCGCCGCGCAGGCCAGGGACGGGGACGCGGCCTTCTACGACCGCGACTTCTATCCCATCCCGGAGGACGGGGCATGA
- a CDS encoding hydroxymethylglutaryl-CoA lyase has translation MSARAEIFEVGPRDGLQNERRMIPAAEKIALVDALSRAGFRRIEVASFVSPKWVPQMADGAEVLAGIERAPGVRYAALTPNLRGYEGARAAGADEVAIFASASEGFSKANLNATIAESLARFDPVVAAARADGMPVRGYVSCVTDCPFDGVVPPADVARVVAALRDFGCYEISLGDTIGRGTPEAVDAMLDAVLEEVPADRLAGHFHDTAGRALGNVDVALARGLRVFDAAVGGLGGCPYAPGAAGNVATEAVLAHLEARGFVTGLDPEAVAKAGRMAQAMRRGDAA, from the coding sequence ATGAGCGCGCGCGCCGAGATCTTCGAGGTGGGCCCGCGCGACGGGCTGCAGAACGAGAGGCGCATGATCCCGGCGGCCGAGAAGATCGCGCTGGTCGACGCGCTGAGCCGTGCCGGGTTCCGGCGGATCGAGGTGGCGAGCTTCGTCAGCCCGAAATGGGTGCCGCAGATGGCCGACGGGGCCGAGGTGCTGGCGGGCATCGAACGCGCGCCGGGCGTGCGCTATGCCGCGCTGACGCCGAACCTGCGGGGCTACGAGGGCGCGCGCGCGGCGGGTGCCGACGAGGTGGCGATCTTCGCCAGCGCGTCGGAGGGCTTCTCGAAGGCCAATCTCAACGCGACCATCGCCGAGAGCCTCGCGCGCTTCGACCCCGTGGTCGCGGCGGCGCGGGCCGACGGGATGCCGGTGCGGGGTTACGTCTCCTGCGTGACCGATTGCCCCTTCGATGGGGTGGTGCCGCCCGCGGACGTGGCGCGGGTCGTCGCGGCGCTGCGCGATTTCGGCTGCTACGAAATCAGCCTGGGCGACACGATCGGGCGCGGCACGCCCGAGGCGGTGGACGCGATGCTCGACGCCGTGCTGGAGGAGGTGCCGGCCGACCGGCTGGCCGGGCATTTCCACGACACCGCCGGGCGGGCGCTGGGCAACGTCGATGTCGCGCTGGCGCGGGGGCTGCGGGTCTTCGATGCCGCCGTGGGCGGTTTGGGCGGCTGTCCCTATGCGCCGGGCGCGGCGGGCAACGTGGCGACCGAGGCGGTGCTGGCGCATTTGGAGGCGCGGGGCTTCGTCACCGGGCTCGACCCGGAGGCCGTCGCGAAGGCGGGCCGGATGGCGCAGGCGATGCGAAGGGGGGATGCGGCATGA
- a CDS encoding crotonase/enoyl-CoA hydratase family protein: MSWETLDVTRDGRGVVTVRLAREEVHNAMNAAMMDELTALARELGAGDARVVVLTGAGRSFCAGGDLNWMRAQFDADAATRAAEGRRLAQMLRAWNELPLPVIGRVQGNAFGGGVGLACICDVAIGAEGALLGLTETRLGLIPATIGPYVIARMGDGRARRVFMSSRRFDAAEAVDLGILARSVPADELDAAVEAEVAPYLACAPGAVAEAKRLARRLGPAIDEAAIEASIAALVARWEGDEAAEGVGAFFEKRKPRWAE, encoded by the coding sequence ATGAGCTGGGAGACGCTGGACGTCACGCGCGACGGGCGCGGGGTGGTGACGGTGCGGCTGGCGCGCGAGGAGGTCCACAACGCGATGAACGCCGCGATGATGGACGAGCTGACCGCGCTGGCGCGGGAATTGGGGGCGGGCGATGCGCGGGTGGTGGTCCTGACCGGCGCGGGGCGGTCCTTCTGCGCCGGCGGCGACCTGAACTGGATGCGCGCGCAATTCGACGCCGATGCCGCGACGCGGGCGGCTGAGGGCCGGCGGCTGGCGCAAATGCTGCGCGCCTGGAACGAGCTGCCGCTGCCGGTGATCGGGCGGGTGCAGGGCAACGCTTTCGGCGGCGGCGTCGGGCTGGCCTGCATCTGCGACGTGGCGATCGGGGCCGAGGGCGCGCTTCTGGGGCTGACCGAGACGCGGTTGGGCCTGATCCCGGCGACGATCGGGCCCTATGTGATCGCGCGGATGGGCGATGGGCGCGCGCGCCGCGTCTTCATGTCCTCGCGCCGCTTCGACGCCGCCGAAGCGGTCGATCTGGGGATCTTGGCGCGGTCCGTCCCCGCCGATGAGTTGGACGCGGCGGTCGAGGCCGAGGTCGCGCCCTACCTCGCCTGCGCGCCGGGCGCGGTGGCCGAGGCCAAGCGGCTGGCGCGGCGGCTGGGGCCGGCGATCGACGAGGCGGCCATCGAAGCCTCGATCGCCGCGCTGGTCGCGCGCTGGGAGGGCGACGAGGCGGCCGAGGGCGTCGGCGCCTTCTTCGAGAAGCGCAAGCCGCGCTGGGCGGAGTGA